The following coding sequences are from one Leptolyngbya sp. NIES-3755 window:
- a CDS encoding methyltransferase type 11 (similar to AA sequence:cyanobase_aa:Npun_F6255), whose amino-acid sequence MSFDFTTASDSTPNPLSYFSDRGEDYEKYRPIHPASAIDAILLGLGSPSQLFAADVGAGTGIGARLLADRGVRVIAIEPNTDMRAAATPHERVEFLTGTAEQIPLEAATVDLVTSFQAFHWFDFAKSLQEFRRVLKPGGQLALVWSLWDQSDAVSKEYSRLIFEASKEQEQKSQSRMTVTTLFKSLRYQLFWQGLWLPYFTNFRRCEFKFTQQLDLVGLIGLARSQGFTPAEGSDLGKLVAELSTFHQRFRNSQDQVRLTYCTRLYLANSAKDTVILH is encoded by the coding sequence ATGAGTTTTGATTTCACCACTGCCTCAGATTCGACACCAAATCCATTGAGCTACTTCTCTGATCGGGGCGAAGATTATGAGAAATATCGTCCGATTCATCCAGCTTCCGCAATTGATGCCATTTTGTTGGGCTTGGGTTCTCCCAGTCAGTTGTTTGCTGCGGATGTTGGAGCAGGGACAGGGATTGGCGCAAGGTTGTTAGCCGATCGTGGCGTTCGGGTTATCGCGATCGAACCCAATACGGATATGAGAGCCGCAGCGACTCCACATGAACGAGTAGAGTTTTTGACTGGAACGGCTGAACAGATTCCACTAGAGGCGGCAACAGTCGATTTAGTCACGTCGTTTCAAGCGTTTCACTGGTTTGACTTTGCTAAGAGTCTTCAAGAATTTCGTCGTGTTCTCAAACCTGGCGGACAGTTGGCATTGGTTTGGAGTCTTTGGGATCAAAGTGATGCTGTCTCAAAAGAGTATAGCCGTTTGATTTTTGAAGCATCCAAGGAGCAAGAGCAGAAATCACAATCTCGAATGACAGTAACAACATTGTTTAAGAGCTTGCGTTATCAACTATTTTGGCAGGGCTTATGGCTCCCCTATTTTACGAATTTCCGACGGTGCGAGTTTAAGTTTACTCAGCAGCTAGATTTAGTTGGATTGATTGGTTTAGCTCGGAGTCAGGGATTTACTCCAGCAGAAGGCTCTGATTTAGGCAAGCTGGTTGCAGAGTTATCAACATTTCATCAGCGTTTTCGCAATTCCCAAGATCAGGTTCGACTAACTTACTGTACCCGCCTATATTTGGCGAATTCAGCAAAGGATACGGTGATCCTGCATTGA
- a CDS encoding hypothetical protein (similar to AA sequence:cyanobase_aa:Npun_F4968) encodes MKPDFSAMSRKELRAYLLDHREDEEAFFAYVDRSEVEANWIELPPVESIEDLQNFPEFLKKLDPTLEQ; translated from the coding sequence ATGAAGCCCGATTTTTCAGCAATGAGTCGAAAAGAGCTAAGAGCGTATTTACTTGACCATCGAGAGGATGAGGAAGCCTTTTTCGCTTACGTCGATCGCTCGGAAGTCGAGGCAAACTGGATCGAACTTCCTCCCGTTGAATCTATTGAAGATCTCCAGAACTTCCCTGAATTCCTTAAAAAACTTGATCCAACACTGGAGCAGTAG
- a CDS encoding phycobilisome small core linker polypeptide ApcC (similar to AA sequence:cyanobase_aa:LBDG_44410), protein MRMFKITACVPSQTRIRTQRELQNTFFTKLVPYENWFKEQQRIQKMGGKIVKVELATGRPGANTGLA, encoded by the coding sequence ATGAGAATGTTCAAGATCACCGCTTGTGTGCCGAGCCAAACTCGGATTCGGACACAACGCGAACTGCAAAATACCTTCTTTACGAAGCTGGTTCCTTACGAGAACTGGTTCAAAGAGCAGCAACGCATCCAAAAAATGGGTGGAAAAATTGTGAAGGTTGAACTCGCAACGGGCAGACCGGGTGCAAATACAGGTCTGGCGTAA